ATCGCCACCGACACGCTCGGCTTACTGCTCGCCGTCCTGGTCACCGCCGCCGGTGTGCAGGACTCAGCCGCCGGCACAGTCCTGCTCGACCGGCTCGCCACCGGCCATCCCACCGTCAGCAAGGCCTGGGTCGATGGCGGTTACCGCACGCACTTTATCGACCACGCCGCCACCCTGGGCATCGACGCCCAGGTCGTGCCTCGAGACCCCGCCACCCGCGGGTTCACCGTCCTGCCTCGCCGGTGGGTCGTCGAGCGCACCTTCGGCTGGCTCATGCACCACCGCCGCCTGGCTCGCGACTACGAGGCCCTGCCCACCACCTCCGAAGCCATGATCCACCTCGCCATGATCGACACCATGACCCGCCGCCTCACCGGCGAAACCACCCCAAACTGGCGCGGAACCTGAATATCAGGATCAAACGTAACTCACAGGATCAAACACTCACTGAGATTCACGGGGCCGCCGAGTTGCTGGCGATGAGGCCTGGCCGACGCTGCGCAGCGCGGCCGGATTGCCCTTACGGACGGCACCGTGCCTGTCACAGGAAAGGATCTTTACATAAGATCGCAACATGTGTGATGATCACTCCGTTTTGTCGCTTTTATTTCGAAAGGTTTGAGTGAAAACATCACAATCAGCGTCCGGCTTATCCACCCGGCTGCGCCGCCGCGCTGCCCTGACGGCGGCTCTGGTGCTGCCCATTTCGCTGATGACAGCACCGGCGATCGCACAAGTCCCCACCCCATCTCCTCCTCCCGTGACCTCACAGGCAGAGCCCGACGCCCTGACCAAAGCCGCTTTCACCCTGGCCAAAAAGGGCAATAAGCGCGTCGAGATCGAGACGCTGCGCTCAGAAACCGGCACTTACTACGCCAACCCCGACGGTAAGACTCTCACTGCCGAGGTGGCCAGCGTCCCAGTCCGGGTGAAGAAGAACGGCGACTGGCAGTCGATCGATCCGACCCTGATCGAAGAAAACGGCGTCCTGCGGCCCAAGGCCACTAAGGGTGATATCAGTTTGTCCCTCGGGGGCGACACGACCGCCGTGGCCTACAGTGGCGAGAAGGGCAAGGGGAGCGTCTCCATCCCGGACGTGCTGCCGAAGCCGGCGGTCAAGGGCAACACCGCCACCTACCCCGACGCCTACGGCACCGGCGCCGACCTCGTCATCAGCGCCCATCCAGAAGGCTTCCGGCACGAAATCGTGCTGCGGCAACGCCCCGTTGAGAAGCTCAAACTTCGCATCCCGCTCGGCCTGCCCAAGGGGCTCAAGCTGGGCAAGGGCAGCGACAAGACGCCAGGGGTGCTGGACGACCAGGGCAAGGAGATCGCTGACCTGTCCTCCACGCTAGTGCTGGACGCGACTGAGATGCGCGAACCCGCTACCGGCCGCATGAGCCAGGCCGAGACCAGCGTGGACGGCGACGGCGCTCTGGTGCTCAAGCCCGACGCGGACTTCCTGGCCGACCCGGCCGTCACCTACCCGGTTACGCTGGCCGCGCCGCTGGAGGACTGGGTCGGGACGGGAATCGCCGGCGACACCTTCGTCAGCCACAGTTACCCCAGCAGCGCCAGCAATAAGGGCCTCAACCGCATCATCGTCGGCCGCTCTAACAGTGGCACGGTCACCTGGCGCGGCTACATCCGCTTCAACATCAAGGGTACGCCGCTGGAGGGCGGCACGGTCGACAATGCCGACCTGCGGCTTTGGAACTACGACACCAACGACTGCAGCGACACCGCCACCCCCGGCATCGTCGCGCGCCGTATCACCACCGACTGGGACATCAACACGATGACCTGGGGCAGCGGGCAGCCCAGGGTCGTCCCCGACGGCCAGAGCGGCGAGAAGGGCGCCTACGGGGTGAACTGCCCCGAAGGCGAGGGCGAGCTGTGGCACACCCTGGAAGACATCACCCAAGCCTGGATGAACGGCGCCAACGACTACGGCGTCCAACTGTCCTCCGCCAGCGAGAGCGTGCCCACCAACTGGCGCTGGTACCGCTCCGACGAATACGGTGGCTACGACACCTACCCCTTCACCCCCCGCGGCCCCGTCCTCATCATCAAGTACGAGCCCAAGATCAAGACTGAGGTGCGGGGGTACTACGTTCCAGGCCCCAGCGACGGTACAACCCCCACGGCCGCCGAGATTACGGAGCATCTCACCGACCAGGCCGACGCTCCTGACCTCCCTGTCCTCAACGAAGAGCAGGCACGCGCACTGCGGGAGAACGCTCAGGATACTGTCATATCCGATGCCACAGATGGTTTCTATGAGGTGGAGGAGATCACTCGCGAGGAGTGGCTGGAAAGACTGGACCCTGACGAGGAGGTTCACGAGCCGGAACCTGGCGGGGTACCGCCCGTCGTCGTCACCACAACTCCCCTTGCTGGAGCTACTGACATTCCGGTCTCGACGGCGCTGCATGTGACGTTCGATGAGTGGGTAGCCAATCCGGCATTCGTCGTCAAAAATGCCGCTGGGGATGTCGTGAGTGGCGAGACATCCGTCCAGGGCGCTCAGGCCAATTTCGTACCGGGTCAACTGCTGGCCGAGGCAACGACGTACACGGCTGAGATCACCGCGGCAGATATGGACGGCGCCGCCATGACAGCGCCTCACTCGTGGAGTTTCACCACAGGATCTGCCACCACGCCGCCACAGGGGCTGGTAGCAGCCTATGGGCTCAACGAGGGCTCGGGCACGAGCGTGGCAGACTCCTCCGGACAACACAACACCGGCACAGCCAGCGCCACCAACTGGGTGAACGGGAAGTATGGCAAGGCGCTGTCGTTCAACGGCACGTCGAGCTGGGTCACCGTCGAGGATGCCGCGTCGCTTCGGCTGACAACCGGAATGACGTTGTCCGCCTGGGTCAACCCGGCGACGGTCGCTAACTGGAGCAGCGTAGTGGGTAAGGAGTTGAGTGCTGGAGGCGTCTCCTACCTGCTGTACGCCGCCAACGGCGACTCGGTTCCGTCCGGCTGGGCGAAGGCCTCGGCTCCGGGGCATGCGACGGCCAACGGCGTTTCGCCCTTGCCGGTGAACACCTGGAGCCACCTGGCGTTCACCTACGACGGCGCCGCCCTGCGGCTGTTCGTCAACGGACAGCAGATCGCCGATACTCCGCTCAGCGAAAGCCTCATTGACGATGGTAGCCCGCTGCACATCGGCGGCAACGGCATCTGGGGCGAATACTTCAGTGGCCTGATCGACGAAGTACGCGTCTACAACCGCGCTCAGAGCGCGACCGAGGTCCAGACCGACATGAACACCCCGATCGGCGAGCAGGCGCCGCCGGACACCCAGGCGCCAACCGCGCCCGGTTCGCTCGCCGTAATGGGCGGTTCTGGCAATGCGCAGCTCACCTGGACGGCCTCGACGGACAACGTGGGCGTGGGCGGCTACAGGATCCACCGATCCACGACGCCCGGATTCACCCCGTCGGCCGCAAACCAGGTCGGCTCGTCACCGACCACCACGTTCACCGACGCGGGCCTCGCGGCGGGGACGTACTACTACCGGGTCCGCGCTGTCGACGCGGCCGGCAACCTCAGCCCGTCATCGAACGAGGTCTCGGCCACCGTCACGGCCCCGCCGACGAACCCGGGCCTAGTGGCCGCGTACGGCATGGATGAGGGCTCGGGCACAATCGTGGGCGACTCCTCCGGGCAGCACAACACCGGAGCGGCCACCGACACCACCTGGACGACCGGTAAGCACGGCACGGCGCTGTCGTTCAACGGCTCCTCCAGCTGGGTGACCGTCCCGCACGCCGAGTCACTGCGCCTGACGAACGCACTGACTCTCTCGGCATGGGTACAGCCGGCGGCAAACAACAACTGGCGCACCGTGCTGATGAAGGAACTCGCCGAAGGCGGCAGCTACGGCCTGTACTCCTCCAACGGTTCAGTCCCACAGGGCTGGTTGCAGATGGCCGAGAGTGGTGGGGCGGCGGCGGGAGAAAGCGCACTGCCACTGAACCAGTGGAGCCACCTGGCAGTCACCTACAACGGCAGCACGGCCACCCTGTACGTCAACGGCACTCTGATCGACGAGCAACCGATCGCCGGCGACCTCATCGACGACGGCGGTGTACTGCGACTCGGCGGCAACAACGCCTGGCGTGAATTCTTCAACGGCAGAATCGACGAGGTACGCATCTACAACCGCGTCCAAACCGCGACCGAAATCCAGACCGACATGAACACCCCCGTCGGCGCCGCCCCGGCCGGCGTGGCCGCTCAACAGCGGCGCATGGACGCCACCGCGGACGCTGCTCCCACCATCGACAAACTGACGATCGAAGGTGCCCGCACCGTGGACGGCATCACTGTCGCCTCCACCCTGACCCCTGGCTTGACCACCTGGTTGTCCGCCGGGCGCGACGGCGAGGCGAAGGTGGAAGTGGAACTCGCCGGCACACCCACCAAGTCCTTCAAGGCGGGCAGGGTAATCACGGACAAGCGGCTGCTCTGGTCCGGCCAGGTCACCGCCAAGCCAGGGGACTCCCGGGTGACACTGCAGATCCCCAAGGGCAAACTTCAAGACGGTGAGAAGGTCAGATGGCGCGCCCGCGTCGCCGACTCCGACACCGGAGGCTGGACACACTGGCAGAACCTCATCATTCAGCAGCCGCAGTCGGCCCAACCGCCGGCCAAGGAAGAGCCTGTTGACGGTTCGTTGCCTAATCGCGAACCAGAGACAAAGCAAAAGGCTACTCGCGCCGGCGCATCCACTGCCTCATTGGCCGAGACGATGAGTCCGCTCACAGGCACTCAAGCGGTCCAAGCGGCCGTGAAGCCTTTCAACTACGATCGCATTAATAAACAGGGCGATTGCCAGCTGTCACGGCATCAGAGTATAGCAACGTGGCGCTGGATCAAAAATTCATTCAACGTGTGTTTTACTGGCCGTATCGGTGAAACTGAGACCGTTAATGACATTTCGAACGGAATAGCGTGGTCAGCCCGTTTCAGCATGGTCGTCCACACGTACGTGGGACACTCGGCAGGCACCGCGAACCCGACAGCAGCGCGTGGCGAAGCGGGGATCCATAGCCGTCAGATGAAGGCATGGATCAAGGTCGACGACTTTCGTCCAGGCGGCTTCGAGGGTGCTGCAGGCCGCCCGGTTAAGGTAGGTCTCAGCAACTCCAGCGGATGTTTCGTCGATAAGAAGATCATCGTCGATGATATCGGTGATTGGATCCAGGGCGCTGACCGACTGATTACCATAACCTCGCCAGAGGCTTGGTTTCCGGCGCCGGACCGTAAGGGATTCTGTGGTCTCAGGCCCTCGGTTAGCTATCCGGAAAGTGATAACCCTCTTAAGCTGTTCGGATGGCTCTCCCCTGACCGCGTCGAATTCCGCTGCGACAGCTCACCCAGAATCCTGAATCACACCGGCGGTTGTGTCGTCTGGAGTTCGCGGCCAGTCTGGCACCTCGACGGCAACCGGGCAGAGGATCCCGTAACTAAAAGTGGTGTGAACCAAACCGCAGCACACATCTGGAAAGCCCTCTACGACCCGGACGACACAGTGCCGCTGTCTCCAGTAAGGAAAAAAATCCCCGGCCGCTACAGCAAGAACGATCCTGGATGCATGTCTGAAAACAACAGATGCCTGACCAGAGCCGAGGGGGACCGTAAAGATCCAGACACCGTCCCCGGGAAGAATGACGCGGCCCGGAAAAAAGTGTGCAAACTAGCCCGGGTTCCAAGCGGCCTACAACAGCCATCATGCGACGAGTATCCCTTCGCCTCCACACACGAGGGTGCCGCCTCTGCGGGCTATAACATGTCGGTCGCAATCGTCGAGTGCAAAGACAACACCACTGCGGGCGCACTGCTCAACGGCTGGTATGACCGGCACCGCATCCTAGAGAAGGATCCCTTTTGGGTCGATGCGACCAAGAAGGGCGACACAGTTCCCGAAAATGTCCCTCCACCAGACATCGCTCAAGTCGATACCTCCGGCTTCGGTGAGAGATGTAGATAGTTGAAGCGTCGCCGTCCGCCGCTAGCCTCATCATCCTAGCGGCGGACGGCACGCCAATCTGCCGATCATAAACGTGGCCGGTAGCAGGGCACATCAACCAAAGGAAGACCAATGATTGATGAGAGCTATTCTCGTTGGTTCCATCGGTACACCACTAACGCCCTCGCGCTTACATGGTGCTCCGCCACCACGACCGATGATGTCCTTGCAGCCTACGACATCTCGCCCGGGATCACGGAGCCGATGCACTTTCTAGGCGGCGATACCGATATGCTCATTGGGCGTCTCGGCAACGGCACTATCATCATAGATTACAGCGTCGATTCCCCCACACCTGAGACTCTTTCCACCATAGCGCAGTACGGGCCTTGTCTGAGTGCTGCATGGTGCGGCGACGTCCCGGCGATAGTGTCCTATTACGCTCAAGACGGTCGCGCAATCAAGTTCGACGCAAGTAGTCGGGACTGGTATCCGGATCCCGATCTCGCCAGCGTCGAACAATGGATCGCCACTACGCCTGCCGGCAGGGAAACATGGGACAATCGCTGGGGCGTCGCCGTACTTATCACCGCCGAAGCGCTGCTGCAAGCCGCTATTGACGAAGAATGGATGCGATCCACACACGTCGGCGTTACATTCCCCACATAAACACCTGCCCTCCCCCAGGGGTTGGGGATCTTGCTGCCGCGGTACCGGTACCGAGTGACCGGTACTACATTCGAAGATCTTGAACGTGTAGATCTTGGGTAATCTCCGTCCTTGACGGGTGGTTGTGGGCCGATGGTCGGCGCGTGACTTCCTTCCTTTCCTACGATCAGGTCGTGTCCTGGGATACGGAACTGACAGCGCTGGCCACTCGGATCGCTGGCCCCCTGTTCACCCGGCCCGAGCCTCGGCAGGCCTTCGCCGACCTGGCACGCGCCCTGCTGGCCGATGTGCCGCGTAAGAACTCCTGGCAGTTGGCCGACCACATCGGGCACGCCACCGCCCACCGGTTCGAGCACCTGCTGGACCGCGCGAAATGGGACGTCGACGCCCTGCGTGACGAGGTCCGCTCCTACGTGACGGCATCCGGTGCCGCGTAGCGCCGCAGGCGTGCGGGTCATCGCAGCCGTGTTGCCACGGCAATCTCACTAACTCCCACATAAGCGGAACAACTTCCCGACCAGCCTCACCGAACGACAACTCGACGATCTCGCGGAGGAAGCCGTCGCCTGCCTGGCCGATGACCTGGCAGAACGGGTCTTCGCCTCGATCCTCCCCGACATCGAGGACCCGACGGCGCCGACGCCGGGTCCGGCGACGGCGCTCAACCGGCTACGGATCCTGGCGCATCTCAGCCGCGCGATCGAGCGCCGCGCCCACCGCGAGGCCGCCGGCGCCGCCCAGCTCGGTGCCGGCTACCCGCAACTGGGTGAGGCCTGGTACATCACCCGGCAAGGAGCCCGCCGCCGCTGGCCGAGACTGGTTTTCGCAACGCACCCCCTCTACTCGGCCCCTTCCCGGCGGCCATGACAGAAACCACGGCGTGAACACCGACCCGCGTACCTACAGCGTCCTTCTGGTCGAAGACGACGACGCCGACGCCGCACTGATCGACGCCGCTCTGCACGAGCACGGCATGGCCCGCGACATCCACCACGTCCATGACGGTGTGGACGCGGTACCTGCGCGCCCGGCACCCCGTGCCCCGACCTGATCGTCTTGGACCTGAACATGCCCCGCATGAACGGGCGTGAGCTGCTGGCCGTGCTCAAGGAGGACAAGCACCTGCTGAGCATCCCCGTCATGGTCCTGACGACCTCCTCGGCTCCCGACGACGTCCGCGCCGCCTACCACCAGCACGCCAACGCCTATGTGACAAAACCCATCAACCTCGACGACTTCCTCCAGGCCGTCCGAAGCATCGACGCTTTCTTCCTGGAGATAGCCGTCGCACCCCGCCGCTCCTGACCTCCACCCGCGCGCTCACCGATCTTCAGGTGTCCGCCGTCAGGCGGTGGCGGGCCGCCGCAGGAAGTGCACGGCCTCGGCCGGGGTGGGGTGGACGGCGAACAGGGCGGTCAGCCCGGTGGTGTTCAAACGCTCATACACGGCCTGGAACACGTCCGGCGAAGCGCAAGCATCTCGGCGTGGGCCGTCGGATCCGGCTCCGAGTTCAACTCGGTGAAAGCCGAGGAGAGCAGCTCCATCCGCCCGTCCACGACAACCGCCCCGATTTTGTAGTTTCCCGAGGCGCGAGCCTGGTGGGCCACCTTTATCGCCTTGCTCATCACCTGTTCACATGGGTGCCCGTTACTCATGGTCAGCGGCCATTAAGGCGACTGCCAGGCAGCATGGGAAGCAGGGAACTGAGGTGAGGGATCACCGGAACGCCAGGTGGAAGAGCTTGAACCTCCTGCTCGCTCAGCGGAGCCGGGCGCACCAGTACCGACTGCATCCCGTGCATGAACGGACCGATCACATCGTGCCGGATGTTGTTTCCCACCCACACGATCTCGTGCGGGAGGAACTGGGCGGCGGTCACCGCGAGGTCGTAGAACAGTCGGCTGGGCTTTGCCACTCCCAATGCATCAGACTGCAGGGTGACTGCGAAAAGCTGCAGAATCCCTGCTTGTTCCAGCGCCTGCCGTCGGTTCTGGCCCTTTTTGGTGTTGCTTCCGAGCACCAAGCGAAATCGGCGCTCATGAAGTTTACGCAGTGCCACGTCCGCATCAGGGTCGACCCGGCGCATACGCAGCTCGGGATCAACCGGTGAGTCCACCGCGGTGATTGTCGCCCCGTAATCCACTATCACGCATTGGATGTCCGTGAACGTCGCTTGTAGCCCTGGCCCCGGGCTCACCTGGCTACCTTGAGGTCTACCGCGACGGACACCATGCGGTGATCGCTCGCACGATCACCGAGCTCGTTGACCCACACCCGATAGCTGCCGGGCACCTGGCTGGGGGCCAGCCACGGGCTGAGCAGCACGTGGTCGATCCGAGCTCCCTGGCCGTCGTCGACGGCGTCGTTGACGGTGACGGTGTAGTCCCCGTCCACCGATCCCGCGTTGACGAAACCGGCCTCGGACAGCACGGTCAGTGCTCGCCGATCGGATCGCAGCTCGCCGTCGGCGCGTGCGCCCGGCGGCATCGTCTTGTGCAGCCGTTTATGCGGGGGCCGGGCCAGCCAGTCGGGTTCGAATTCCTGCGGGCCCGGCCACAGCGAGTTGAAGTCACCTGCGATGATCGCCGCGGAGCCCGGGGCGGCGTGACGGGTGAGCTTCAGCGCTTCGTCCAGGCGAGCGTCTCCTGACCAGTGTGGCCAGTGCACGCTCTTGAGCGCCAGCGACCGGTCGAGGTCGCCCTCCAGGTGGGCGTGCAGCCAGCCGATCTGGTCATGGTAGATGCCCGGCCCCGGCTCGTAGTGCCGGACGGGCATCAGCCGCGGCCACCGCATGAAGATCACCTCGTGGAGCAGGCCGCGGTCGCTGCGCGTCAGGAACCCGCGCAGCGGCGCCACCGGCGCCAGGATCCTCTCGACCTCGAACAGGGCCCTTTGCCCTTCCTCGGCGTAGCGGAATCCTTCCTGAAGAAAAAGGATGTCCAGGTCAGGAACCTGGGCGACCACCTCTTTCAAAAGGGGGAGATTTCGGTAGGCGCGGTCATGCCGCGACCATCCGCCCTCTTGGAAGTTAAAAGTAGCCAGGATCAATTTTTCGTTCGCCACGGCCAACGCCTTTCGCGACGTCCAGATGAATACCGTTAATAGCTTCTGTTTTAAGGAGGGGAGTGCCCTCGCGGATTCCTGGGGCCGACTCACTCTCTACGGTGAGTCGGCCCCAGGAATCCGCGAGGGTCTCGGGTGAAGCTCTGGATGATGACCCCGCGAGCGGTCCCCGGATCGTTCTTCACCGCTCGCGGGGGGACGGCGCGGCGACATGAGAGGGGTCCTGTCGCCGCGCCAGCTCAGGAAGGCGGCACCACCAAGCTCGCCAGCGTCGCGGTGACCAGGGTCAGCACGCCCGCCAGCGGCCTGGTGCGCTGCTGGACGAAGCCGGCCCGCGCCAGCAGGTGCGTGTACTGGTCGGGGGTTCGCTCGTGCCCGCCTTCGAAGAACGCCATCATGCGCAGGTCGAGCAGGGCGTGGAGTGTCAGTTTCTCGACCAGCCACAGCTCGGCCGGGCTGCCGGTGGCGACCATGGCGGCGCGCACCTGCCCGAGGATCCGGAGCGAATCCTCGTCAGACCAGTTGTGGAGCACGCTGCTCAGCAGGTACACCGTCTTCCCGGGCGTATGCGGCATCGCCGGGACGCCCTCGAAGAAGTCGCCGGGCAGGACCTGCAATCGATCGGCCATCCCGCGGGCGGCCAGGTTGGTCTCGGCGCGGACGGCGACCCGGGGGAGTTCCTGGAGCACGCCGCGGCAGTGCGGGTGCGCTTCGAGGATGGTCGCCAGCGTGCCGCCGGTGCCGCCGCCCACGTCCACCACGGTCTGCACGCCGGAGAAGTCCTCGGTGGTGAGCGCCATGGCCGCAGGATGTGACCGCGCCGCCATGAACGCGTCGAACGCCTCGTTCTCGTCGGGGTTAGCCGCCAGGTACTCATACAGCGACCGGTGTCCCTCGGGCAGGATGGGTTTCCCGGTACGGGCGATCTGCCCGTATTGGGGGATCACCTCCCACCAGGCGGGCCTGGCGGTCATGGTCACCGTGTGCCGCAGGGAGCCCGGGACGTCTTTGCGAAGCGCGGCTCCCAGCGGGGTGAGCGTGACGACGCTCCCCTCGCCCACCGTCTTGGTGAGGTTCACGATGCTCTTGGCCGACAGCGGGAGCAGCAGGCGCTCCAGCAGCTCCGGCTGTGCCCCGCACCAGCTGGCGAGTTCCTTCAACGGCAGCGTCCGGTGGGCGGCGCGGTCGAGGATGTCGGGCAGGTCCAGCTCGCAGAAGGCGTTCAGCGCGCCGAACAGCAGGACGCCGTCGACGATGCTCTGGATGGTGATTGTGTGCTGGGAGTTCACCGTCTCGGCGCCCCGCGGGATGGTGCGGGCGCGCTGCGGCAGGCCGTTCTGGGTCATGGTCACGGCTGTCCTTTCGACAGTGGGGCCGAGGAGGGGGACGGTGTCTGCGCTGCCAGCAGTGCGCTCACCTTGAAGGGCTCGGTGAGGTAGCCGTGTTCGAGCATCGTGTCGGCGACGCGCTGCAGGCGCCCCTCCTCCAGGGTGGTGGGGAAGGTGCCCAGGGGGATGACCGCGGCGGTCGCGGCGTCGATCTTGGTGTAGGTCGGCAGGACCTCCTCAACTGCCCTACGGTCGTTCGCGGCGATCTGCTGGGCCTTGCCGATCGCCCGCCGGAACGCAGCGACGACGTGCGGGTTCTCCTTGGCGTAAGCGGCGGTGACCCCCCATCCAGCGATGGGGAAGTCGGCCATCGGGCCGCCCTTGGTCATGTCCTGTAGCTCGCGGGCCCCGGTCTTCTGCGCGGCGTTCAGAACGTACGGCTGGGTCATCCACGCCGCATCGATGGTGCCCGCTTCGAGCAGCGCCGGCATGTCGGGGAGTGGGAACTCCACAAGGTCGACGTCGCTTTCTGCCATGTTGAACGTCTTGAGGGCCGAAGCGACCGTGATGGAGCCGATGCTCCGGCGGCTTGCGACCCCGATCTTCCGGCCGCGCAGGTCCGCCATGGTCTTGTAGGAGGAGCCCCCCTTCACCATGACGACGAAGGTCCCGTCGGCCGCCTGGTAGCTGTCGGCGACCATGAGGAGCTTGGCGTCGCCTTCCGCCGTTGCCATGATCGCGGTGACGTAGTTGAGCAGCGCGAACTGCAGGCTGCCGCCATCGAGCGCGGGCAGCGCCGCGCTGGCGGCCTGGATCGGTTCCAGCCGAACGTCGAGGCCCTCATCACGAAAGAGTCCGCGACGAAATGCGATGTGGGCCGGGGCCGCGTCCGGGACAAGCAGCGCCCCGACCTTGATCGGGATCAGGGCTCGCTCGGTGCTGACGGACGGCTTCTCGGCCGTACACGCCACTAAAATAACCATAAGTGGCGCTATGAAAACTATGAGTAATCGTCTCATGGCTGGAGGGCTCCATTTCGATGGGGGAAG
This region of Streptosporangium sp. NBC_01495 genomic DNA includes:
- a CDS encoding LamG-like jellyroll fold domain-containing protein, with product MTSQAEPDALTKAAFTLAKKGNKRVEIETLRSETGTYYANPDGKTLTAEVASVPVRVKKNGDWQSIDPTLIEENGVLRPKATKGDISLSLGGDTTAVAYSGEKGKGSVSIPDVLPKPAVKGNTATYPDAYGTGADLVISAHPEGFRHEIVLRQRPVEKLKLRIPLGLPKGLKLGKGSDKTPGVLDDQGKEIADLSSTLVLDATEMREPATGRMSQAETSVDGDGALVLKPDADFLADPAVTYPVTLAAPLEDWVGTGIAGDTFVSHSYPSSASNKGLNRIIVGRSNSGTVTWRGYIRFNIKGTPLEGGTVDNADLRLWNYDTNDCSDTATPGIVARRITTDWDINTMTWGSGQPRVVPDGQSGEKGAYGVNCPEGEGELWHTLEDITQAWMNGANDYGVQLSSASESVPTNWRWYRSDEYGGYDTYPFTPRGPVLIIKYEPKIKTEVRGYYVPGPSDGTTPTAAEITEHLTDQADAPDLPVLNEEQARALRENAQDTVISDATDGFYEVEEITREEWLERLDPDEEVHEPEPGGVPPVVVTTTPLAGATDIPVSTALHVTFDEWVANPAFVVKNAAGDVVSGETSVQGAQANFVPGQLLAEATTYTAEITAADMDGAAMTAPHSWSFTTGSATTPPQGLVAAYGLNEGSGTSVADSSGQHNTGTASATNWVNGKYGKALSFNGTSSWVTVEDAASLRLTTGMTLSAWVNPATVANWSSVVGKELSAGGVSYLLYAANGDSVPSGWAKASAPGHATANGVSPLPVNTWSHLAFTYDGAALRLFVNGQQIADTPLSESLIDDGSPLHIGGNGIWGEYFSGLIDEVRVYNRAQSATEVQTDMNTPIGEQAPPDTQAPTAPGSLAVMGGSGNAQLTWTASTDNVGVGGYRIHRSTTPGFTPSAANQVGSSPTTTFTDAGLAAGTYYYRVRAVDAAGNLSPSSNEVSATVTAPPTNPGLVAAYGMDEGSGTIVGDSSGQHNTGAATDTTWTTGKHGTALSFNGSSSWVTVPHAESLRLTNALTLSAWVQPAANNNWRTVLMKELAEGGSYGLYSSNGSVPQGWLQMAESGGAAAGESALPLNQWSHLAVTYNGSTATLYVNGTLIDEQPIAGDLIDDGGVLRLGGNNAWREFFNGRIDEVRIYNRVQTATEIQTDMNTPVGAAPAGVAAQQRRMDATADAAPTIDKLTIEGARTVDGITVASTLTPGLTTWLSAGRDGEAKVEVELAGTPTKSFKAGRVITDKRLLWSGQVTAKPGDSRVTLQIPKGKLQDGEKVRWRARVADSDTGGWTHWQNLIIQQPQSAQPPAKEEPVDGSLPNREPETKQKATRAGASTASLAETMSPLTGTQAVQAAVKPFNYDRINKQGDCQLSRHQSIATWRWIKNSFNVCFTGRIGETETVNDISNGIAWSARFSMVVHTYVGHSAGTANPTAARGEAGIHSRQMKAWIKVDDFRPGGFEGAAGRPVKVGLSNSSGCFVDKKIIVDDIGDWIQGADRLITITSPEAWFPAPDRKGFCGLRPSVSYPESDNPLKLFGWLSPDRVEFRCDSSPRILNHTGGCVVWSSRPVWHLDGNRAEDPVTKSGVNQTAAHIWKALYDPDDTVPLSPVRKKIPGRYSKNDPGCMSENNRCLTRAEGDRKDPDTVPGKNDAARKKVCKLARVPSGLQQPSCDEYPFASTHEGAASAGYNMSVAIVECKDNTTAGALLNGWYDRHRILEKDPFWVDATKKGDTVPENVPPPDIAQVDTSGFGERCR
- a CDS encoding response regulator yields the protein MNGRELLAVLKEDKHLLSIPVMVLTTSSAPDDVRAAYHQHANAYVTKPINLDDFLQAVRSIDAFFLEIAVAPRRS
- a CDS encoding deaminase; the protein is MSNGHPCEQVMSKAIKVAHQARASGNYKIGAVVVDGRMELLSSAFTELNSEPDPTAHAEMLALRRTCSRPCMSV
- a CDS encoding HAD family hydrolase codes for the protein MDSPVDPELRMRRVDPDADVALRKLHERRFRLVLGSNTKKGQNRRQALEQAGILQLFAVTLQSDALGVAKPSRLFYDLAVTAAQFLPHEIVWVGNNIRHDVIGPFMHGMQSVLVRPAPLSEQEVQALPPGVPVIPHLSSLLPMLPGSRLNGR
- a CDS encoding endonuclease/exonuclease/phosphatase family protein; translated protein: MSRPQESARALPSLKQKLLTVFIWTSRKALAVANEKLILATFNFQEGGWSRHDRAYRNLPLLKEVVAQVPDLDILFLQEGFRYAEEGQRALFEVERILAPVAPLRGFLTRSDRGLLHEVIFMRWPRLMPVRHYEPGPGIYHDQIGWLHAHLEGDLDRSLALKSVHWPHWSGDARLDEALKLTRHAAPGSAAIIAGDFNSLWPGPQEFEPDWLARPPHKRLHKTMPPGARADGELRSDRRALTVLSEAGFVNAGSVDGDYTVTVNDAVDDGQGARIDHVLLSPWLAPSQVPGSYRVWVNELGDRASDHRMVSVAVDLKVAR
- a CDS encoding methyltransferase yields the protein MTQNGLPQRARTIPRGAETVNSQHTITIQSIVDGVLLFGALNAFCELDLPDILDRAAHRTLPLKELASWCGAQPELLERLLLPLSAKSIVNLTKTVGEGSVVTLTPLGAALRKDVPGSLRHTVTMTARPAWWEVIPQYGQIARTGKPILPEGHRSLYEYLAANPDENEAFDAFMAARSHPAAMALTTEDFSGVQTVVDVGGGTGGTLATILEAHPHCRGVLQELPRVAVRAETNLAARGMADRLQVLPGDFFEGVPAMPHTPGKTVYLLSSVLHNWSDEDSLRILGQVRAAMVATGSPAELWLVEKLTLHALLDLRMMAFFEGGHERTPDQYTHLLARAGFVQQRTRPLAGVLTLVTATLASLVVPPS
- a CDS encoding ABC transporter substrate-binding protein, producing the protein MACTAEKPSVSTERALIPIKVGALLVPDAAPAHIAFRRGLFRDEGLDVRLEPIQAASAALPALDGGSLQFALLNYVTAIMATAEGDAKLLMVADSYQAADGTFVVMVKGGSSYKTMADLRGRKIGVASRRSIGSITVASALKTFNMAESDVDLVEFPLPDMPALLEAGTIDAAWMTQPYVLNAAQKTGARELQDMTKGGPMADFPIAGWGVTAAYAKENPHVVAAFRRAIGKAQQIAANDRRAVEEVLPTYTKIDAATAAVIPLGTFPTTLEEGRLQRVADTMLEHGYLTEPFKVSALLAAQTPSPSSAPLSKGQP